A stretch of the Massilia varians genome encodes the following:
- the ppnN gene encoding nucleotide 5'-monophosphate nucleosidase PpnN, whose product MTQDVVDVLISPEGRLEVLSKAEVAKLLDTSKSGLYDIFRKCALAVLNTGSSIDDGKELLERYRDFQISILQRERGIKLDIRSAPAHAFVDGKMIRGIHEHLFSVLRDIVYVHFDITSNPKFDLNRPDGITDAVFHILRNANVLQPQRSPNMVVCWGGHSINRVEYTYTKEVGYALGLRELDICTGCGPGAMKGPMKGAAIGHSKQRIRSGRYLGISEPGIIAAESPNPIVSDLVIMPDIEKRLEAFVRTGHGIIVFPGGAGTAEEILYILGILLHPDNAEMPFPLIFTGPATAGAYFEQIDHFIGLTLGEKAQKRYKIIIDDPDAVAKEMYAGIQAVREFRKAHSDAYYFNWRLKIDPEFQKPFRPTHENMRNLNLHRDQASHLLAADLRRAFSGIVAGNVKEEGIHAIEQHGKYEIQGESAIMEPMDALLASFVEQSRMKLPGKAYTPCYTIVQ is encoded by the coding sequence ATGACCCAAGATGTTGTCGATGTTCTTATCTCTCCGGAAGGCCGCCTCGAAGTCCTGTCGAAAGCCGAAGTCGCCAAGCTGCTCGACACCAGCAAGAGCGGCCTGTATGACATATTCAGAAAATGCGCACTGGCCGTGCTCAATACCGGCAGTTCGATCGACGACGGCAAGGAACTGCTCGAACGCTACCGCGATTTCCAGATCAGCATCCTGCAGCGCGAGCGCGGCATCAAGCTCGACATCCGCAGCGCGCCCGCCCATGCCTTTGTCGATGGCAAGATGATTCGCGGTATCCACGAGCACCTGTTCTCGGTGTTGCGCGATATCGTCTATGTCCATTTCGATATCACCTCCAATCCCAAATTCGACCTGAACCGCCCCGATGGCATCACCGACGCCGTCTTCCACATCCTGCGCAATGCCAATGTGCTGCAGCCGCAGCGCAGTCCGAACATGGTGGTGTGCTGGGGCGGCCACTCGATCAACCGCGTCGAGTACACCTACACCAAGGAAGTCGGCTATGCGCTCGGGCTGCGCGAACTGGATATCTGCACCGGCTGCGGTCCCGGCGCCATGAAAGGGCCGATGAAGGGGGCCGCCATCGGCCACTCGAAACAGCGTATCCGCAGCGGGCGTTATCTCGGCATTTCCGAGCCGGGCATCATCGCGGCCGAATCGCCGAACCCGATCGTCAGCGACCTGGTCATCATGCCGGACATCGAAAAGCGCCTCGAGGCCTTTGTCCGCACCGGCCACGGCATCATCGTGTTCCCGGGCGGCGCCGGCACGGCCGAGGAAATCCTGTATATCCTGGGCATCCTGCTGCATCCGGATAATGCGGAAATGCCGTTCCCGTTGATCTTCACCGGCCCGGCGACGGCGGGTGCGTATTTCGAACAGATCGATCACTTCATCGGCCTGACGCTTGGCGAGAAGGCGCAGAAGCGCTACAAGATCATCATCGACGACCCCGACGCGGTAGCCAAGGAAATGTATGCCGGCATCCAGGCGGTGCGCGAATTCCGCAAGGCGCACAGCGACGCCTATTACTTCAACTGGCGCCTGAAGATCGATCCCGAATTCCAGAAGCCGTTCCGCCCGACCCACGAGAACATGCGCAACCTGAACCTGCACCGTGATCAGGCATCGCACCTGCTGGCGGCGGATTTGCGCCGGGCATTCTCGGGCATCGTCGCCGGCAACGTGAAGGAAGAAGGCATCCACGCGATCGAGCAGCACGGCAAGTACGAGATCCAGGGCGAAAGCGCGATCATGGAGCCGATGGATGCGCTGCTGGCCTCGTTCGTGGAGCAGAGCCGGATGAAACTGCCGGGCAAGGCGTACACGCCTTGCTATACCATCGTTCAGTGA
- the lysS gene encoding lysine--tRNA ligase yields MTTENQDQAPVVALDENKIMAERRAKLAALRQQGNPFPNDFVPQDKAADLVETYNGKTREELEAEPVNVVLAGRMMLRREAGKKAAFATLQDSSGPSASGRIQIYITVDSAGEEAMEALRSYDLGDILGVEGTLFKTKVDELTIKVTKLRLISKALRPLPDKFHGLADQETKYRQRYVDLIMNEETRRTFKARTAAMSSMRRFMEKHGFMEVETPMLHPIPGGAAAKPFITHHNALDMEMYLRIAPELYLKRLVVGGFDRVFEINRNFRNEGVSVRHNPEFTMMEFYAAYTDYKWIMDFTEQVIRQAAIDSNGSAVLTYGGRELDLSKPFQRLTIVEAIDKYAPGYTPEQLGSMDFLKQELLKFGVKPFATSGLGALQLALFEETAEALLWEPTFIIDYPVEVSPLARASDSREGITERFELFMVGREIANGFSELNDPEDQAARFLSQVAAKDAGDDEAMFYDADYIRALEYGMPPAGGCGIGIDRLMMLITDSPNIRDVLLFPHLRKED; encoded by the coding sequence ATGACTACGGAAAACCAAGACCAGGCGCCAGTGGTGGCGCTCGATGAAAACAAGATCATGGCCGAGCGCCGCGCCAAGCTGGCCGCGCTGCGCCAGCAGGGCAATCCCTTCCCCAACGACTTCGTCCCGCAGGACAAGGCCGCCGACCTGGTCGAGACCTACAATGGCAAGACCCGCGAAGAGCTGGAAGCCGAACCCGTCAACGTGGTGCTGGCCGGCCGCATGATGCTGCGCCGCGAAGCCGGCAAGAAGGCCGCCTTCGCGACCCTGCAGGACAGCTCGGGCCCGTCGGCCAGCGGTCGCATCCAGATCTACATCACGGTCGATTCCGCCGGCGAGGAAGCGATGGAAGCCCTGCGCAGCTACGACCTGGGCGACATCCTGGGCGTGGAAGGCACGCTGTTCAAGACCAAGGTCGACGAGCTGACCATCAAGGTGACGAAGCTGCGCCTGATCTCCAAGGCCCTGCGCCCGCTGCCGGACAAGTTCCACGGCCTGGCCGACCAGGAGACCAAGTACCGCCAGCGCTACGTCGACCTGATCATGAACGAAGAGACGCGCCGCACCTTCAAGGCCCGCACTGCCGCGATGTCCTCGATGCGCCGCTTCATGGAAAAGCACGGCTTCATGGAAGTCGAGACCCCGATGCTGCACCCGATCCCGGGCGGCGCCGCGGCCAAGCCTTTCATCACCCACCATAACGCGCTCGACATGGAAATGTACCTGCGCATCGCGCCGGAACTCTACCTGAAGCGCCTGGTGGTGGGCGGCTTCGACCGCGTGTTCGAGATCAACCGCAACTTCCGCAACGAAGGCGTGTCGGTCCGTCACAACCCGGAATTCACGATGATGGAATTCTACGCGGCCTATACCGACTACAAGTGGATCATGGACTTCACCGAACAGGTGATCCGCCAGGCGGCGATCGACTCCAACGGCAGCGCGGTGCTGACCTATGGCGGCCGTGAGCTGGACCTGTCCAAGCCCTTCCAGCGCCTGACCATCGTGGAAGCGATCGACAAGTACGCGCCCGGCTACACCCCGGAGCAGCTGGGTTCGATGGACTTCCTGAAGCAGGAACTGCTCAAGTTCGGCGTCAAGCCCTTCGCCACCTCGGGCCTGGGCGCGCTGCAGCTGGCGCTGTTCGAAGAAACCGCCGAAGCCCTGCTCTGGGAACCGACCTTCATCATCGACTATCCTGTGGAAGTGTCGCCGCTGGCGCGCGCCTCGGACAGCCGCGAAGGCATCACCGAGCGCTTCGAGCTGTTCATGGTGGGCCGCGAGATCGCCAACGGCTTCTCGGAGCTGAACGATCCGGAAGACCAGGCCGCGCGCTTCCTGTCGCAGGTGGCCGCCAAGGATGCGGGCGACGACGAGGCGATGTTCTACGACGCCGACTACATCCGCGCGCTGGAATACGGCATGCCGCCGGCTGGCGGCTGCGGCATCGGCATCGACCGCCTGATGATGCTGATCACCGACTCGCCGAACATCCGCGACGTGCTGCTGTTCCCGCACCTGCGCAAGGAAGACTAA
- a CDS encoding HAD family hydrolase, giving the protein MSTPQRAFVFDMDGTIVDNMAFHTRSWITFFERRGQAIDPDEFFRATAGRQGGEIVRSYLGAHLGDDEVTLLNHEKESVYRELYAPHLKAVDGFDALIAQAKAQGVKLAVGTAAPPANVAFTLDGLDLRRHFDAIVGATDVARGKPHPDVFLKAAELCGVPPAHCIVFEDAPLGVEAARRAGMSCVVLTTTLPASSFAGFDNVIAIVRDFTELKAELLFA; this is encoded by the coding sequence ATGAGCACGCCGCAACGCGCCTTCGTGTTCGACATGGACGGCACCATCGTCGACAACATGGCCTTCCATACGCGCTCGTGGATCACCTTCTTCGAGCGCCGCGGCCAGGCAATCGACCCGGACGAATTCTTCCGGGCGACGGCGGGCCGCCAGGGCGGCGAGATCGTCCGCAGCTACCTCGGCGCGCACCTGGGCGACGATGAAGTGACCCTGCTCAACCACGAGAAGGAATCGGTGTACCGCGAGCTGTACGCGCCGCACCTGAAGGCCGTGGACGGCTTCGATGCGCTGATCGCGCAAGCCAAGGCGCAGGGCGTGAAGCTGGCGGTCGGCACCGCGGCACCGCCCGCCAACGTCGCGTTCACCCTCGACGGCCTGGACCTGCGCCGCCACTTCGACGCCATCGTCGGCGCAACGGACGTGGCCCGCGGCAAGCCGCATCCGGACGTGTTCCTGAAAGCGGCCGAGCTGTGCGGCGTGCCGCCCGCGCACTGCATCGTGTTCGAGGACGCGCCGCTGGGCGTGGAAGCGGCGCGCCGTGCGGGCATGTCCTGCGTCGTCCTGACGACCACCCTGCCCGCTTCCAGCTTCGCCGGCTTCGACAACGTGATCGCCATCGTGCGCGACTTCACCGAACTGAAGGCCGAACTGCTGTTCGCCTGA
- the prfB gene encoding peptide chain release factor 2 (programmed frameshift) codes for MEAERINAISALLNDLTSREAELRRYLDFDRKSEKLEQVNQELEDPSVWNDQKRAQDLGKEKKALEGVVLTLEKARNDLLDAADLFEMAKEEGDHGTLESIGGDAEEIQKVIESMEFRRMFSNPMDHANCFIDIQAGAGGTEAQDWASMLLRQYLRYCERKGFKAEVMEMSEGEVAGIKTATIKVDGEYAYGHLRTETGVHRLVRKSPFDSANGRHTSFTSLFVYPEVDDSIEIEINPADVRIDTYRASGAGGQHINKTDSAVRLTHAPSGIVVQCQNDRSQHRNKAEAWDMLRAKLYELELRNRMSEQQKLEDSKTDVGWGHQIRSYVLDQSRIKDLRTGFETGNTKNVLDGDLDDFISASLKQGV; via the exons ATGGAAGCTGAACGCATCAACGCCATCTCCGCCCTGCTGAACGACCTGACCAGCCGTGAAGCCGAACTTCGGAGGTATCTT GACTTCGATCGCAAGTCGGAGAAACTAGAACAGGTCAACCAGGAACTCGAAGACCCGTCCGTCTGGAACGACCAGAAACGGGCCCAGGACCTCGGCAAGGAAAAGAAGGCGCTCGAAGGCGTCGTGCTGACGCTCGAGAAAGCGCGCAATGACCTGCTTGATGCAGCCGACCTGTTCGAGATGGCGAAGGAAGAAGGCGACCACGGCACCCTGGAATCGATCGGCGGCGACGCCGAGGAGATCCAGAAAGTCATCGAGTCGATGGAATTCCGCCGGATGTTCAGCAACCCGATGGACCATGCCAATTGCTTCATCGACATCCAGGCCGGCGCCGGCGGTACCGAAGCCCAGGACTGGGCCTCGATGCTGCTGCGCCAATACCTGCGCTACTGCGAGCGCAAGGGCTTCAAGGCCGAGGTGATGGAGATGTCCGAGGGTGAAGTCGCGGGCATCAAGACCGCCACCATCAAGGTCGACGGCGAGTACGCCTACGGCCACCTGCGCACCGAGACCGGCGTGCACCGCCTGGTGCGCAAGTCGCCGTTCGACTCGGCCAATGGCCGCCACACCTCGTTCACCTCGCTGTTCGTGTACCCGGAAGTGGACGACTCGATCGAAATCGAGATCAACCCGGCCGACGTGCGCATCGACACCTACCGCGCATCGGGCGCGGGCGGTCAGCACATCAACAAGACCGACTCCGCGGTGCGCCTGACGCACGCCCCGTCGGGCATCGTGGTGCAGTGCCAGAACGACCGCTCGCAGCATCGCAACAAGGCCGAAGCCTGGGACATGCTGCGCGCCAAGCTGTACGAACTCGAACTGCGCAATCGCATGAGCGAGCAGCAGAAGCTGGAAGACTCCAAGACCGACGTCGGCTGGGGCCACCAGATCCGCTCCTACGTGCTGGACCAGTCGCGCATCAAGGACCTGCGTACCGGCTTTGAAACCGGCAACACCAAAAACGTGCTGGACGGCGACCTGGACGACTTCATCTCCGCTTCCCTGAAGCAGGGCGTGTAA
- a CDS encoding bifunctional 2',3'-cyclic-nucleotide 2'-phosphodiesterase/3'-nucleotidase — MAIHLRYQICIALAPALLSLSVPAAAAPKAPAAGTTAHLAVLETTDLHSNLVGYDYYKLAPEPSHGLDRTATLIQQARKEFPNTFLLDNGDTIQGTALADYQALVKPLRCDETLGIYKVMNALKYDGAGVGNHEFNYGLGFLNQVTGNRFQVDGIDQPTRCAGPAFPMVLANVYSAKTKKPLFSPYAIVDKEVSAIDARGKPVKAIVRVGIISFTPPTIMEWDKRWLEGRVYTTGVREAAQKYVPEMRKKGADLVIAISHGGLDASPYTPAMENANWYLAKVDGIDAMLLGHSHQLFPNANSTAPQFDLPGVDKAKGLVHGVPTVMANLWGKHLGVIGLHLKHDGKRWIVEKDKTRVEARAAQTGAKTWVEADPAVMALVKEEHEATIRYVKTPVGSTSFRMSSYFADVGDISALQVVNQAQTDYVRKYVAANLPQYQDLPVLSVTAPFKSGNAGPADYTDVEAGDLALNNAADLYLYPNSLYAVKVDGAGLKAWLEKAAQRFHTIDPAKREPQALVNPATPSYNFDTITSPDVSYEIDVTRAPGERIRNLTWRGKPVAAQQEFLVATNNYRASGGGHFPGLDGSRTVIASPDNNRDLLIAYVRAAKKLTREANASARSWRFTPVKTAGPVVFSSAPGMVGLAREAGVGNVTQIADDDGRGKGTALYAIDLSQ; from the coding sequence ATGGCCATCCACTTGCGTTACCAAATCTGCATCGCGCTCGCCCCGGCGCTTCTCAGCCTTTCCGTGCCGGCCGCCGCGGCCCCGAAGGCGCCCGCCGCCGGCACCACCGCGCATCTCGCCGTGCTGGAAACGACCGACCTGCATTCGAACCTGGTCGGCTACGACTACTACAAGCTGGCGCCCGAGCCCTCGCACGGCCTCGACCGCACCGCCACGCTGATCCAGCAGGCGCGCAAGGAATTCCCGAATACCTTCCTGCTCGACAATGGCGACACCATCCAGGGTACCGCGCTGGCCGATTACCAGGCGCTGGTCAAACCGCTGCGCTGCGACGAAACCCTCGGCATCTACAAGGTGATGAATGCGCTGAAGTATGACGGCGCGGGCGTCGGCAACCACGAATTCAACTACGGACTCGGTTTCCTCAATCAGGTCACCGGCAACCGCTTCCAGGTGGACGGCATCGACCAGCCAACGCGCTGCGCCGGCCCGGCTTTCCCCATGGTGCTGGCGAACGTCTACAGCGCCAAGACCAAAAAGCCGCTGTTCAGCCCTTATGCGATCGTCGACAAGGAAGTCAGCGCGATCGATGCCAGGGGCAAGCCGGTCAAGGCCATCGTGCGGGTCGGCATCATCAGCTTCACGCCGCCGACCATCATGGAATGGGACAAGCGCTGGCTCGAAGGCCGCGTCTACACCACCGGCGTGCGCGAGGCCGCGCAGAAGTACGTGCCCGAGATGCGCAAGAAGGGCGCCGACCTGGTCATCGCGATCTCGCACGGCGGCCTGGATGCCAGCCCGTACACGCCGGCCATGGAAAACGCCAACTGGTACCTGGCCAAGGTGGACGGCATCGACGCCATGCTGCTGGGCCACTCGCACCAGCTGTTCCCGAATGCCAATAGCACCGCGCCGCAGTTCGACCTGCCGGGCGTGGACAAGGCAAAGGGCCTGGTGCACGGCGTGCCGACCGTGATGGCCAACCTGTGGGGCAAGCACCTGGGCGTGATCGGCCTGCACCTGAAGCACGACGGCAAGCGCTGGATCGTCGAGAAGGACAAGACACGGGTCGAAGCGCGCGCGGCGCAGACTGGGGCCAAGACCTGGGTCGAGGCCGATCCGGCCGTCATGGCCCTGGTGAAGGAGGAGCACGAGGCGACCATCCGTTACGTGAAGACGCCGGTCGGCTCGACCTCCTTCCGCATGTCGAGCTATTTCGCCGACGTCGGCGACATCTCGGCGCTGCAGGTCGTCAACCAGGCCCAGACCGACTACGTGCGCAAGTACGTGGCCGCCAACCTGCCGCAGTACCAGGACCTGCCGGTGCTGTCGGTGACGGCGCCCTTCAAGAGCGGCAATGCCGGCCCGGCCGATTACACCGACGTCGAGGCGGGCGACCTGGCCCTGAACAATGCCGCCGACCTCTACCTGTACCCGAACTCGCTGTACGCGGTAAAGGTGGACGGCGCAGGGCTGAAGGCCTGGCTGGAAAAGGCGGCGCAGCGCTTCCATACCATCGACCCGGCCAAGCGAGAACCGCAGGCGCTGGTCAACCCGGCGACGCCCAGCTATAACTTCGACACCATCACCTCGCCGGACGTCTCCTACGAGATCGACGTGACGCGCGCCCCGGGCGAACGGATCCGCAATCTGACCTGGCGCGGCAAGCCGGTGGCGGCGCAGCAGGAATTCCTGGTCGCCACCAACAACTACCGCGCCAGCGGCGGCGGCCACTTCCCGGGCCTGGACGGCAGCAGGACCGTGATCGCCTCGCCCGACAACAACCGCGACCTCCTGATCGCCTACGTGCGCGCAGCGAAGAAGCTGACGCGTGAGGCCAATGCATCGGCGCGCAGCTGGCGCTTCACGCCCGTGAAGACAGCGGGGCCTGTTGTGTTCTCGTCGGCGCCGGGCATGGTCGGGCTGGCGCGCGAGGCCGGAGTGGGCAATGTCACCCAGATCGCGGACGACGACGGCCGCGGCAAGGGCACGGCGCTGTACGCGATCGACCTGTCGCAATGA
- a CDS encoding tetratricopeptide repeat protein, with the protein MKRLMVAALAAALLAQPALAQHGDEADIALRRGMMHRDGGDAALAAHWLGVAAARGVPEAMFLLANMLIEGDGVPKDEAAARRWLEAATQLDYPEAWQQLGMMEQDPEKAAQYFRRAAHALTHRAEGKR; encoded by the coding sequence ATGAAGCGCCTCATGGTAGCGGCCCTGGCGGCCGCCCTGCTGGCCCAGCCGGCCCTGGCCCAGCATGGGGACGAGGCCGATATCGCCCTGCGGCGCGGCATGATGCATCGCGACGGCGGCGATGCGGCGCTGGCCGCGCACTGGCTGGGCGTGGCTGCGGCGCGCGGGGTGCCGGAGGCGATGTTCCTGCTGGCGAACATGCTGATCGAGGGCGACGGCGTGCCGAAGGACGAGGCGGCCGCGCGGCGCTGGCTGGAAGCGGCCACGCAACTGGATTATCCGGAGGCCTGGCAGCAGCTGGGGATGATGGAACAGGATCCGGAGAAGGCGGCGCAGTATTTCCGGCGGGCGGCGCATGCGCTCACGCACCGCGCCGAGGGCAAGCGCTAG
- a CDS encoding DUF2288 domain-containing protein: protein MKTNPEKDTELHDKINRETGRVKWSELERHFASGSVIYVSEELDLIEVALRIAHDDKDSIMKWMTAGTVAKVSDLQAQTWTQSDATLWASVVSPFVLVQPEKKQLH from the coding sequence ATGAAGACCAATCCCGAAAAAGACACCGAGCTGCACGACAAGATCAACCGCGAAACCGGCCGCGTCAAATGGAGCGAACTGGAGCGCCATTTCGCCAGCGGTTCGGTGATCTACGTGAGCGAGGAACTGGACCTGATCGAGGTCGCCCTGCGCATCGCGCACGACGACAAGGACAGCATCATGAAGTGGATGACTGCGGGCACGGTGGCCAAGGTCAGCGACCTGCAGGCGCAAACCTGGACCCAGTCCGACGCGACGCTGTGGGCGTCGGTGGTGAGTCCTTTCGTGCTGGTGCAGCCGGAGAAGAAACAGCTGCATTGA
- a CDS encoding RES family NAD+ phosphorylase — protein MPLLKITQLRQFDTCRLIPSRFADVEDSVLAPLAENDEVLRDLFDLDNATNERLRGESGLLPGIGMDELVFGVPNFRIINAAFTYARPEGSRFNDGERGAWYCAFAAETALAEVIFHKTVEYAEIRRFDDSVSYQMLLADFSAGFHDLRGADAYQACLDPDSYIASQALAAELLERDSMGILYPSVRDPKGTNLACFRPALVGNVRKAQTYRLTWAGSPQPTVEIT, from the coding sequence TTGCCGCTGCTTAAAATTACCCAGCTGCGCCAGTTCGACACCTGCCGCCTGATCCCGTCGCGCTTCGCCGACGTCGAGGATTCCGTGCTGGCGCCGCTGGCCGAGAACGACGAGGTCCTGCGCGACCTGTTCGACCTCGACAACGCCACCAACGAGCGCCTGCGCGGCGAGTCCGGCCTGCTGCCGGGCATCGGGATGGACGAACTGGTGTTCGGGGTTCCGAATTTCCGCATCATCAACGCGGCCTTCACCTATGCGCGCCCGGAAGGCAGCCGTTTCAACGACGGCGAACGCGGCGCCTGGTATTGCGCCTTCGCGGCCGAGACCGCCCTGGCGGAAGTCATCTTCCACAAGACGGTCGAGTATGCCGAAATCAGGCGCTTCGACGACAGCGTCAGCTACCAGATGCTGCTGGCCGACTTCAGCGCCGGCTTTCACGACCTGCGCGGCGCCGATGCCTATCAAGCCTGCTTGGATCCGGACAGCTACATCGCCTCGCAGGCGCTGGCCGCCGAGCTGTTGGAACGGGATTCGATGGGCATCCTCTATCCGAGCGTGCGCGACCCGAAGGGCACCAACCTCGCCTGTTTTCGCCCCGCACTGGTGGGCAATGTGCGCAAGGCGCAGACCTATCGGTTAACATGGGCAGGTTCGCCGCAACCGACGGTCGAGATCACCTAG
- a CDS encoding MbcA/ParS/Xre antitoxin family protein produces MSLAYSYPKSRFEPATLVDLNSRTERERLSRSALKGFFKLAGAWQVRDDDARELLGGLSSSSYYDWKKNPDRVLEVDRITRISYLLGIYKALHILYGDKLADEWVHLPNTNPVFAGRSPLAYMLAGGLIAMQTVRKLLDARRGGL; encoded by the coding sequence ATGAGCCTAGCCTACTCCTACCCAAAAAGCCGTTTCGAACCGGCGACCCTGGTCGACCTGAATTCACGGACCGAGCGCGAGCGCCTGTCGCGCTCGGCCCTGAAAGGTTTCTTCAAGCTGGCGGGGGCCTGGCAGGTGCGCGACGACGATGCGCGCGAGCTGCTCGGCGGCCTCTCCTCGTCCTCCTATTACGACTGGAAGAAGAACCCGGACCGGGTACTCGAGGTCGACCGCATCACCCGGATCTCCTACCTGCTGGGCATCTACAAGGCCCTGCATATCCTGTATGGCGACAAGCTCGCCGACGAATGGGTGCATCTGCCCAATACCAATCCGGTGTTCGCCGGCCGCAGCCCGCTGGCCTACATGCTGGCCGGCGGCCTGATCGCCATGCAGACGGTGCGCAAGCTGCTGGACGCACGCCGCGGAGGTCTCTGA
- a CDS encoding YybH family protein: MRLRSLSLLAACLMLAAAAASSGTYARDSNSELKRQVMEAERRFAATMKARDFEAFKRHIADEAIFFGAEGPLRGKGAIARGWRQYYDKPQAPFSWEPEEVEVVDSGTLAYSGGPIYNAAGQRIGRFNSIWRLKAPGQWEIVFDRGSNFVPPAKK; this comes from the coding sequence ATGCGCCTGCGTTCGCTATCCCTTCTTGCTGCATGCCTGATGCTGGCCGCCGCGGCCGCAAGTTCCGGCACCTACGCCCGCGATTCGAACAGCGAGTTGAAACGTCAGGTCATGGAAGCGGAACGCCGGTTCGCCGCCACCATGAAGGCGCGCGATTTCGAGGCCTTCAAGCGCCATATCGCGGACGAGGCGATCTTCTTCGGTGCGGAGGGGCCGCTACGCGGCAAGGGAGCGATCGCCAGGGGCTGGCGCCAGTACTACGACAAGCCGCAGGCGCCGTTCTCCTGGGAGCCGGAAGAGGTGGAAGTGGTTGATTCGGGCACGCTGGCCTACAGCGGCGGGCCGATCTACAACGCGGCCGGCCAGCGCATCGGCCGCTTCAATTCGATCTGGCGCCTGAAGGCGCCGGGGCAGTGGGAAATCGTCTTCGACCGCGGCTCGAACTTCGTGCCGCCCGCAAAAAAATAA
- the recJ gene encoding single-stranded-DNA-specific exonuclease RecJ — protein sequence MLRQGGVHPVLARIYAARGLLDVRELSSELAALVPPGGLKHIEAAASFLADSIAAGKRMTIVADYDCDGATACAVALRGLRMMGAQVDYIVPNRFEYGYGLTPEIVELTAREKSPDIIITVDNGIASIDGVLEANRRGIEVVVTDHHLPGDALPPARVIVNPNQPECGFPSKHLAGVGVVFYVLLALRAELRRRGVFDAQTQPKLDSLLDLVALGTVADVVRLDANNRILVAQGIKRMRAGRMHAGVAALFRVAGREARCASPFDLGFALGPRLNAAGRLEDMSLGIECLVTDDVGRAWAIAQQLNEINLKRREIEAEMQDTALLHLDSFEPSGSSTISVFDEGWHQGVIGIVASRLKEKFYRPTITFAPAGDGWIKGSGRSIPGFHLRDALDLVSKRVPGLIDKFGGHAMAAGLSIRADHFDSFQQAFEAVGKAWLTEAQLERIIETDGPLEDEFYCTGFIEEMDGQVWGQGFAPPVFCDEFRVVSQRILKERHLKLLLEKNGRRYDAIWFGHADSLPERARVAFRLDANEYNGVTKVQLLVEHAEPA from the coding sequence ATGCTGCGCCAGGGCGGGGTCCATCCGGTCCTCGCGCGCATCTACGCGGCGCGTGGCCTGCTCGACGTGCGCGAGCTCTCCAGCGAGCTGGCGGCCCTGGTGCCGCCCGGCGGCCTGAAACACATCGAAGCGGCCGCCAGCTTCCTGGCTGACTCCATCGCAGCCGGCAAGCGCATGACCATCGTCGCCGACTACGACTGCGACGGCGCCACCGCCTGCGCGGTCGCCCTGCGCGGCCTGCGCATGATGGGCGCGCAGGTCGACTACATCGTCCCGAACCGCTTCGAGTACGGCTACGGCCTGACGCCCGAGATCGTCGAGCTGACGGCCCGCGAGAAGTCGCCCGACATCATCATCACGGTCGACAACGGCATCGCCAGCATCGATGGCGTTCTGGAAGCCAACCGGCGCGGCATCGAAGTCGTGGTCACCGACCACCACCTGCCGGGCGACGCCTTGCCGCCAGCGCGCGTGATCGTCAACCCGAACCAGCCCGAGTGCGGCTTCCCCAGCAAGCACCTGGCCGGCGTCGGCGTGGTGTTCTACGTGCTGCTGGCGCTGCGGGCCGAACTGCGCCGGCGCGGCGTGTTCGACGCCCAGACCCAGCCCAAGCTCGACAGCCTGCTCGACCTGGTGGCGCTGGGCACGGTGGCCGACGTGGTCAGGCTCGACGCCAACAACCGCATCCTGGTCGCGCAGGGCATCAAGCGCATGCGCGCGGGCCGCATGCATGCCGGCGTGGCGGCCCTGTTCCGGGTGGCGGGCCGCGAGGCGCGCTGCGCCTCGCCCTTCGATCTCGGCTTCGCGCTGGGTCCGCGCCTGAACGCCGCCGGCCGGCTGGAAGACATGTCGCTCGGGATCGAGTGCCTGGTGACGGACGACGTCGGTCGCGCCTGGGCGATTGCCCAGCAGCTCAACGAGATCAATCTGAAGCGGCGCGAGATCGAGGCCGAGATGCAGGACACCGCCCTGCTCCACCTGGACAGCTTCGAGCCCTCGGGATCCAGCACGATCAGCGTGTTCGACGAAGGCTGGCACCAGGGCGTGATCGGCATCGTCGCCTCGCGCCTGAAGGAAAAGTTCTACCGGCCGACCATCACCTTCGCCCCGGCCGGTGACGGCTGGATCAAGGGCTCGGGCCGCTCGATCCCGGGCTTTCACCTGCGAGACGCGCTCGACCTGGTGTCCAAGCGCGTGCCCGGCCTCATCGACAAGTTCGGCGGCCACGCAATGGCGGCCGGCCTGTCCATCCGCGCCGACCACTTCGACAGCTTCCAGCAGGCCTTCGAGGCGGTCGGCAAGGCCTGGCTGACCGAGGCGCAACTGGAACGCATCATCGAAACCGACGGCCCGCTCGAGGACGAGTTCTACTGCACCGGCTTCATCGAGGAGATGGACGGCCAGGTCTGGGGCCAGGGCTTCGCGCCGCCGGTATTCTGCGACGAGTTCCGGGTGGTAAGCCAGCGCATCCTGAAGGAGCGCCACCTCAAGCTGCTGCTGGAAAAGAACGGCCGCCGCTACGACGCGATCTGGTTCGGGCATGCCGACAGCCTGCCGGAGCGGGCCCGGGTCGCGTTCCGGCTGGATGCGAACGAGTACAACGGCGTGACCAAGGTGCAGCTGCTGGTCGAGCACGCCGAGCCTGCGTGA